The Mycosarcoma maydis chromosome 15, whole genome shotgun sequence DNA segment gcacTGGATGCGCTAGCGACTTGGTACGTCGACGGGTTGCATCAAGCTCAGCggtgagcagctcgatctcaGCAAAGGACGAGGTGCGAATGGTGGGAGGCGAGGCGACACTGTTGacgttgcacgttggcTCTTGGCTGACAAAGGGGTCAATGACGCTGACGTCGCTGCGTGCACGTCGATGGAGGGGggtcgagatgctgatTCTGCGAGCGTGCTTGATGACGGCTTGCGAATCTGACACACGGTGGCGCGGAGAAAAGGGCGCTGGTTTGGTAGAGGAAGCGGATGCATCGCAAGGTAGAACGACAGACGACCATGGTCTGGACAAAGAGGGCTGTGTAGATAGATATGGCTCTGACTGTGGCTCTGGCTTGGCACGCGTTTGGGTGAGAGCTGGCTTTGTGGTGGGAGACAGGGCAGCGGTGGATCCGAATTGAAAAGCTTTGGCACGATCGGCGACGCTGAGGCTAGAGACCATGGAGCTGCGCTTAGCTGAAGTTTTGGCTGACATGTTGCGGGTGTGCAAGGACGTGACGCGGGATTGATAAGCGGTTTTGGGGGTGAGTTCTAGTGAAGCTGGTGTATcgagcgaggtggtggaCAGACTGTGGTGGCAAGGCGGTAGCGAGCAGGCCGAGGCCAAGTGGCACTGGGATGCAGACGAGACGGTGAGGGTTGTTTTGGTGAGGGAAGACGATCGTGGTCGAAGGGATGGCTGGGGTAAAAGGTCGAGAGTAGGGGTACGTCTTTTACGGATGCTTGCGATGCGCGCCGAGGAGGGGATTGTGGATTGTGCAGTGGGGTTTATAGGCAGACAGAAAGCGGGTTGGGAAGAGAGTGATGTGATTGGGAATGTTTTGAAGCTGGTGCAGGCACTGGTCGAAGAGGTGTGTGAATGTGTGCTGGCGAGAGGTGCCGAGTGCGAGCTTGAGGAGGCAGAACTTTTCAGCGACAAAGCATGAGAAAAGGTTATGGTATGCTGGTCAGAACAGTTAGGATTCGACATGGTTtgagaagcgagagcaTGCGTCACGAGCAAGTGCTAGAGAAGTGGGGCCCAAGACCAACGATGCTAGATGTATGTAGCGTACAAGCTATTGAGGACGGGTGCGAGTCGCGGTTATCTTTCAAGAAAAAGTGGAAGCGAGCGTTGAAAGTGGGAAATCAACGTGATACGAGGCCCGAGAGTAGCAAGCAGCCGACGTGCACTGGTCGCTCTTCAACACGATACCAAGCAAGCACAGGAGGGCTAGAGAGGACCGAGCTGTGAGCTGTGTAGCCACTGAAGCTATCGATCGAGAAGCCAAGTGGTGGCGGTGGGTAGTAGTCGTAGTAGGAGTACGAGTAgcagcgaaagcgaaagcgaaagcgaaacAAAAGCGGGGAGGGGAGGAGAGGGGAGCGGAGCGGAGCGGAGCGGAGCGGATACGAAAGGAGCAAGACGGCGGTCTCTACACAGGCAGCCAAGCGCTGGTAGCTTTACCAGATCCTTGGTATAGATACTTGGTACATGGCGCTGCACAGGTGGCAAGGCTTGCCAAAGATGACATGTCTCGGCTCTGGTTGGAGATGCAACACACGCCATGAGAAGAGTAGCCGTCTTTGGCGGGTTTCAGCCTGGCTTCGGGGCGTCGCAGCGTCGCAGCGTCGCAGCGTCGTGGCTCGAAAGGCTCGTGGGCTGTTAACCAGCACCAAGGGTCGCTGATGTCCGAGGCGGGCAACGCAGAGGCACGGCGAGCATGAAAgagaagagcagcaacagaCCTCTCTGTCGAGTATCAAAGATGGCTAGGCTAAGCACGCCATTGATAAAACACCAACGATGCTGCTAATACTGATCCAtcctgatgctgatgctaATGCTGATCTTGTGCGTATGGGATATACGGACCAACCAAGTTTTGACGTCCGTGGTCCGGTGGCGTGGGCAAATTTGGACAGTTTGAGAGCAACCAAATTCTAAATCGCCGCCCAAAAAGCGCTTTGGcttcacgaatcacgaatcgaggcGCATTGTGCAGCACGCGTCAGGCAGTCGCGGCGCACGTCGCTTTGGCATTCAACCGTGCTGGCGCGCACCTTCGGACAGGTGACGGACTCTGAATCGGTCCGTCAACTGTACAACtgacgagtgacgagtaACGAGAGCTGGCTTCTGCCAAGCTGAAACCAACACCCGTCCCTGTCACCGCACGACTTGGATCGCCGAATGACCCGATCTGTCTCCCGATTCAAACGCCCGCTGGATCGAGTCTCGACTTTGTACATGGTTGCTATCGTTGCTCTGCACCGCTCTGCACTGCTCTGCACTGCTCTGCACTGCTCTGCTTTGACAAATCATTGACTCACCTGGATCAAGCTTTGTTGGTGCTGGTCGTGCTGGCAAGGCTGTAGACGACTGTGTTGCGTCTCTGACTTGCAACTGAGTTCGAGACGGTAGTGATACAGTGGACGGGTGTGCGAATACGGATGGCGCGGGCGGATGAAGGAGCAAATGCACGAAACGAGAAAAGCGCAAGAGGGGCAACGGTGACGACAAGAGGCTGAGGGCGGACCAAACAGGGCAGATTTGATCCACCATTCCACCTTACACCATTCGACTTAAGTAGATTCTTCGCACAGCGTGCCTGACTGGAGCGCCTCATGTATCAAGACTCGTCGGTGATATGATACAACGCGGTTGGCGTGCGTCAAACGCGACACGGACAGAGCCAGCCGACAGAAGCCAAGTTAGACAGGGACAGACGCATCAAGCTGTCAGGGCGCAAAGCCGAGCTGGATACCATCAAGCCTTGTGAGACGCGATCGACCATCGTTGGTCACCAAGCTGACGCTTTCTAGTCGCGGTACCAAACACAGAGCGCGTATGCACACTGCCAAGGAGTGGCTGCATGGATGGTAGCCGCCGAGGCACGAGCTATGCATTTCTGGCAGTCTATCGCCTAGAGTACACCACCAATCCATGATCCGCATGTACCTGACTCTCACACTCTCAACCGCTTGtctcggctttggctttgcaCGTCGATCCTCAAAACGCATGGCCCTTGCAAACCTGAGCTAAGTTGCAAGCCGCTATTTACGTTCTACACGCTCCGTGCTATGCATACGAGGCTCCTGTTTGAACAACTCTGTCACGCTCCCCTCATGTCTGAGTGCTTTGTCTGTGACTGCTTCGCCTTGGCCTGTGTGGCTTCCACCCGAATCAGTACGATCGGTCGTTCATCCTCAACTCACCCAGTCCGCCATATGCGCCGATGATGGCCACCACAGCGTCAGTCCCGTTTCAGTGATGAGCATGCACATCCACAACCAACGCCAGCTTCAGCCATGCTAAACTCACCCCATTCAAGCTTGGCCTGCCATCCTCGATTTCGCCGCACGGCCAGCGAGACAAGAGATGGCAACTTGTCTCTGCTCTTGGTCGGCAATCCACATCCGAATCGCAAATATTGATCAGCCACAGCATCCGATCGCATTCAACCTTGAAGTTTTCCAAGAGTGTGCAAGGAGTCTTTCAAACAGCATCAACTGCGCGGCACGATTTGGTGAGCGATGGTGGTCGTCTACCTTTCACACAACGGTCAGGGGCAAGTAGCACGGAGGGGTTTGCGCGAAACCGAGCGACCAGATTAGCTTGTTCACTCATATGCGCACCCTTGCAGTGCAAGCAGCGTAGACAGCGTAGACAGCGTAGACAGCGTAGACAGCGTGCAAGAGTAGAATTAAAGCTCGTTTTGATCGCATCTCCATGTCCCTGCTTTCGGCTGGATAGTACGATAAAGTACAATTGGATGTCGAGATGCAATGAGGCAGGGCGTGGGAATCCTAGATGCCACGTTGCGTGATGCTCGTCAAAAGGCGTCGCGAGACAGGAGGCAGGCGATCGCGACGGCCAAACAGAACGACGTTTTGCGCAGCAAGGAGCTTACGCTTCAACACCTCCTTGTTTGCTGCTTTTTTTGTTACCGCTCTCGCTTGACGCCGCTTGACGCACGACGTGCTCCGTCATCAAGATCCGTGGACATGCCCAAACAGAGTAAACCATGTACGAGTTGAGTGCGTGTTGCAGTCACCACCTCCTGACAGCTCGGCTAAAACACACAAACCATTCATGACGGTAAattgaatcgtgattccaCACTGATCTGAACAGCATTtgtgaattcgtgaatcacgatcgCCTTGCCGCTGTGCGCCATCTCCCCCCTCCCCCACCTGCTgggttcgtgattgcgtgGTTGCGTGGTCCAGCTTCGTATGCGACGCAGTCTGCACTACCCTGCAGCACCGGTATCTttgttgcagctgcacagcaCCGCTCAATTAAGACCAAGTTCATgccaacaatcacgaatcaaatCAAGACATAAGCCTGAGCTGTCCAAGTcgtaagtcgtgagtcacgcatgagtcgtgagtctgtgagtcgtgagtgtgagtcgtgcgTAACTCACAACTTGGAACGTGGAAAATCGATAAAACGATATGGCTGTTAGATCGCTTCATCCAGCATCGTTGCAATCGGGTTGCAGATATGAGATCGATCcacgatgcacgattcCCGAGATGCGAAGTTCACTCCActcaaatcgtgaatttaTGAAAAGTGGAAGAAAAGTGGTACGAGAAAAATCCTACAGCAAAGACCAAATGTTGTTGCTTGACCGGTTTCATCTTGGTTGACGTTCGCCTCTACTTCCTATtctctcgactcgaccggcatcgtcgtcggcatAGCAAAGCAGAGTACCACCAGCTTGGCATTGCACCTTGTTGCCAGTATGCCGGACGCGTTTTTccagaagaagcgcaagcgcacGTCGTCTTCCAACAACAACACTTCGGGTTCCAGTCGAGCAGGTCCATCACGTACCACGCCGTCGACGCGCAACGCCACCCGAAAAGCCACCGCCAAAGATGACagctcggacgacgacgtccCCGGAGGTGGCATTGACGATATGgacctcgtccaccgcTACGACCACGATGCcaacagcgacgacgaagcggaCGCCGCAGAGACTCCCGCCGAGGCACGCGTCAGACTAGCAAAAATGTACCTCGATGGtctgtcgtcgtcgaccaaCGCGgctccaccagcatcaGGCGTAGAGGAAGACGATGATTTCTTTGAATCCGACGACACTCGCGCGTTCGGATTGGCCGATGCAGCTCAGGCGGACAGAGACAACATCGCCGCGAGGCTGCAGAAGGATGTGGCTCAACAAACCGGCAAGCTGCATCTGTTCGTAGCGGATCGAATCGTTCTACcgaccagcagcaccaccgacgACCTAGAGTCAccgatcgacgagcgtAACCAACCCACGATACTCGCTGTTAGAGGACACAGATTGAGCGTCACGTGTGCGATCGCCTCGTCAGATGCAAAGTGGTTATTTACCGCTAGCAAAGATGGTAGTATCATTCGCTATCGTCTACGCGACGGCAAGATGATGCGCATCCTACCCAGCCGGCCCTCTCGTTTCGACGAGTCCGGTCCGGCTCTGCCACCTTCCTGCAAGAGAAAAAGCAAGACCTCCGGtgctgctcggcgtcgTGCGCGTctctcatcctcgtcggcctCGGACGAATCGGCATGCTACCTCAGTCTGCGTCCCGACCAAGGTCACACGGACGAAGTATGGAcactctcgctctcgtctgATGGACAGTATCTTGCATCTGGAGGTGTGGATCGTTCGGTCTGCATCTGGTCGCTCACCCCGACCGAAAGCTTTGTCTCGCATCTCTCTGGGCACAAGGATTCCATCAGCTCGCTCTGCTTCCGTTCCACATCTCACGAGCTATACACCGCATCGCTCGATCGAACTCTGAAGCTGTACGACGTCTCGCAGCTCTCGTACATCGAAACGCTGTTCGGACACCAAGAATCTGTACTGTCACTCTCGTGCTTGTCGGCGGAAACCGCGGTGAGCGCCGGCGGCCGAGATCGGACGTGTCGCTACTGGAAGATCCGCGACGAatcgcagctcgtcttccgCGCGGGCATCCGGTCCAAGCTACGAACCGTACTGGAAGGAGGCGACCTGGcaccatcgtcgtcatcactCACTAATCCAACCGAGGCCATGGAGGGATCGGTGGAAGTGGTCAGCATGATTGACACGCACCACTTTGTATCTGGCGGAGACAGCGGATGCATCTCGCTATGGAATCTGGCCAAGAAAAAGCCTATTTTCAGCCAGCCCATTGCGCACGGCCTCGAAAGCACGCACAGCGAAAGCGAGGGCGAAATTCGATCGCCCAGATGGATCACCAGTCTCGGCGTACTACCGTATAGCGATTGCTTCGTCAGTGGATCCTGGGACGGTTGGATTCGCGTCTGGGGTCTCACCAAAGGTGCTGCAGGCTTGAAAGGCTTCCGCGAGTTGGGCAAGATCAAAGCCTCGGGCGTGGTCAACTCGCTGCAGATCATCCAGGCGCCCATCTCAAGTGTCGTGCTTACCGCCAACAACACGCTGCACACCACAGCAATCCAACCGGCCGAATACAAGCGATCCACATCCACTTGCACATCCAATTCGCAATACGAGCACCACGAATATTTCAGCTTGTCTCGTCTACAGGCATCCAAGCACAACTCTCCGcccatcatcatcgccgCCCTCGGCAAGGAGCACAAGTTCGGCAGATGGTTCCATACCAAACACGCCAGCAACCAGACGCTCGTTGTTCCCTTGGCGTTGCGTTTAGCTAGCGAGCCCTAGCCGCCCTTCGCAATCCGAACCACATGCTACCGTCACGACCCACAGTAGACCGTGGACGCGTGGCGTAGATCATCCAATGTTCAACACGATCTCACGGCTCAGCGACTCGATGGTCGCACCAGATAGCATCTCGCCCGATCGAATTGAATTGTAAGACTACGAAATGAAGACCTTGCGTATCTCGTCGACCCTACAAACCTCGGCAGTTCTGGGACACTTGATCGTCTGTATGGCGTGTGTATGGTGTGCGCAtttgacgagctcgagcacggtGCTCTGTGCATACACTCTTCCGTttgcgagcgcgagcggCGGATCGTTGTGGTCCATGAGTTTGCCCGAGTAGCTGCACACCAGCGTAGAGTTTTGGTGATGGCTCCACGGCACTTCGGTCGCGAGTTTGCCCAGACCGGTCTCGTCGCAGATCGGGCAATCCACCGACGCTCTCTCGTCCATCTGTCCTGACGCTTGTCGAGTATAGCATTGCGGTAGTTTCAGTGAAGAGAGTCCGGCACTCAGTGCGATGTGCAGGATGGGTTGTGGTGGCAGAGAGTGGATTTGCAGAGCGCAAGCGCGGAACGAATCGCGCAGCATGCTCCATCGTGCTAAGCTGTACAGATCCGCATATGCCCACGATGCCGGCCCGCACGCGAGAAGCGCCATGGCTCGCGAAATTTGTCGATGCATCGCTTCGGCTG contains these protein-coding regions:
- a CDS encoding uncharacterized protein (related to RRP9 - protein associated with the U3 small nucleolar RNA), with the translated sequence MPDAFFQKKRKRTSSSNNNTSGSSRAGPSRTTPSTRNATRKATAKDDSSDDDVPGGGIDDMDLVHRYDHDANSDDEADAAETPAEARVRLAKMYLDGLSSSTNAAPPASGVEEDDDFFESDDTRAFGLADAAQADRDNIAARLQKDVAQQTGKLHLFVADRIVLPTSSTTDDLESPIDERNQPTILAVRGHRLSVTCAIASSDAKWLFTASKDGSIIRYRLRDGKMMRILPSRPSRFDESGPALPPSCKRKSKTSGAARRRARLSSSSASDESACYLSLRPDQGHTDEVWTLSLSSDGQYLASGGVDRSVCIWSLTPTESFVSHLSGHKDSISSLCFRSTSHELYTASLDRTLKLYDVSQLSYIETLFGHQESVLSLSCLSAETAVSAGGRDRTCRYWKIRDESQLVFRAGIRSKLRTVLEGGDLAPSSSSLTNPTEAMEGSVEVVSMIDTHHFVSGGDSGCISLWNLAKKKPIFSQPIAHGLESTHSESEGEIRSPRWITSLGVLPYSDCFVSGSWDGWIRVWGLTKGAAGLKGFRELGKIKASGVVNSLQIIQAPISSVVLTANNTLHTTAIQPAEYKRSTSTCTSNSQYEHHEYFSLSRLQASKHNSPPIIIAALGKEHKFGRWFHTKHASNQTLVVPLALRLASEP